One Mycolicibacterium aubagnense genomic region harbors:
- a CDS encoding response regulator transcription factor: MIATSVPLRERYDDAVGLGQPTPGERGAGSMIRVLLVDGEPSLANRVKMALHYEGWVVEIAHNVRDAVAKVAEMEPDVLVLDVRLPGADGWQLLQRIRETRRYTPTLVLADRDSVTCRMSGAVGGADDYMSKPFSSEELVARLRGLLRRASQLAPVADEMLTVGDLELNSVSREVTRAGEPISLTVTEFELLRYLMRNPCRAIRRNEIVDRVWSYGFGGKPTIVDLYISYLRKKIDTGREPTIHTVRGVGYMLRPAVRRAETYDVRVGTSHAPW, encoded by the coding sequence ATGATTGCGACCTCGGTGCCACTACGAGAGCGTTACGACGATGCTGTGGGACTTGGCCAGCCCACGCCCGGGGAGAGGGGCGCCGGGTCGATGATCAGGGTGCTGTTGGTCGATGGGGAGCCGTCGCTGGCGAACCGGGTGAAGATGGCCCTGCACTACGAGGGGTGGGTCGTCGAGATTGCGCACAATGTCCGGGATGCGGTAGCCAAGGTCGCCGAGATGGAACCGGACGTGTTGGTGCTCGATGTCAGATTGCCCGGAGCCGACGGCTGGCAGCTCCTGCAGCGGATTCGCGAGACGCGGCGGTACACGCCCACCTTGGTTCTAGCGGACCGGGATTCGGTGACATGCCGGATGTCGGGAGCGGTCGGTGGTGCTGACGATTACATGTCCAAACCTTTCAGCTCAGAGGAGCTTGTGGCGCGGCTGCGCGGGTTGCTGCGCCGCGCCAGTCAGCTGGCGCCGGTGGCCGACGAAATGCTCACCGTCGGTGACCTGGAACTCAATAGCGTCAGCCGGGAAGTGACCCGTGCTGGTGAGCCGATCTCCTTGACTGTCACCGAGTTCGAGCTCTTGCGATATCTGATGCGCAATCCTTGTCGGGCGATCAGGCGCAATGAGATTGTCGACCGGGTGTGGAGCTATGGCTTCGGCGGCAAGCCCACAATCGTGGACCTGTACATCTCGTATCTGCGCAAGAAGATCGACACCGGACGCGAACCGACGATCCACACGGTCCGCGGTGTGGGGTACATGCTGCGGCCGGCGGTGCGCAGGGCTGAGACCTACGACGTGCGCGTCGGCACATCGCATGCTCCCTGGTAA
- a CDS encoding heavy-metal-associated domain-containing protein produces MTTIEFEVSGMTCGHCEMSVREEVGRVPGVSGIEVSAQTGRLAVTGADIDVDDVVSAVSEAGYAAVRVS; encoded by the coding sequence ATGACGACCATCGAATTCGAAGTGAGCGGGATGACCTGCGGGCACTGCGAAATGTCGGTTCGCGAAGAGGTGGGCCGGGTGCCCGGCGTGAGCGGAATCGAGGTCAGTGCCCAGACGGGACGCCTCGCAGTCACCGGGGCCGACATCGATGTCGATGACGTCGTGTCCGCGGTCAGTGAAGCCGGGTATGCGGCCGTGCGGGTCTCATGA
- a CDS encoding heavy metal translocating P-type ATPase, with protein MTVSTSTSTSTTGTHVELQISGMTCASCANRIERNLNKLEGVEATVNYATEKATVSVPDGYDPAQLVEAVEKTGYTATVRRPREDEHEEHQDRDEDPELMSLRNRLIGSIVLAVPVIAVAMVPALQFTNWQWASLTLAAPVIVWAAWPFHKAAWANLRHGTATMDTLISMGTLSAFLWSLYALFFGTAGTPGMKHPFELTLQPSDGAANIYLEVAAGVTMFILAGRYFEKRSKRQAGAALRALLELGAKEVSVLRNGIETKIPVGELVVGDEFVVRPGEKIATDGVVVSGSSAVDASMLTGESVPVEVGEGDAVTGATVNAGGRLVVRTTRVGSDTQLAQMAKLVEDAQTGKAEVQRLADRVSGVFVPIVIAIAVIALGAWLGAGFPAAAAFTAAVAVLVIACPCALGLATPTALLVGTGRGAQLGILIKGPEVLESTRTVDTVVLDKTGTVTTGKMTLVDVLTEPGVDRAQLLRLAGALENASEHPIAAAIAKAAAEETGTLPTAEGFANIEGRGVQGIIDGRAVVIGREALLADWSQHLSSEVAQAKSRAEGQGKTVVAVGWDGAARGALVIADTVKPTSAEAVSRLRELGLTPVLLTGDNEAVARQIASEVGIDEVIAEVLPEDKVDVVARLQARGKIVAMVGDGVNDAPALAQADLGLAMGTGTDVAIEASDITLVRGDLLSAVDAIRLSRKTLSTIKINLFWAFAYNVAAIPVAALGMLNPMLAGAAMAFSSVFVVGNSLRLRGFTSISTGTGR; from the coding sequence ATGACTGTCTCCACGTCTACCTCCACGTCGACAACTGGTACCCATGTCGAATTGCAGATCAGCGGAATGACCTGCGCCTCCTGCGCAAACCGGATCGAACGCAACTTGAACAAGCTCGAGGGCGTCGAAGCCACCGTCAACTACGCCACGGAGAAGGCAACCGTCAGCGTGCCCGACGGATACGACCCTGCACAGCTCGTCGAGGCGGTCGAAAAGACCGGCTATACAGCCACTGTGCGACGGCCCCGAGAGGACGAGCACGAAGAGCACCAAGACCGCGATGAAGACCCTGAGCTGATGTCGCTGCGCAACCGGCTCATCGGATCAATCGTGCTGGCCGTACCGGTCATTGCGGTGGCGATGGTTCCGGCGCTGCAGTTCACCAACTGGCAGTGGGCCTCACTGACGTTGGCTGCGCCGGTCATCGTGTGGGCCGCATGGCCGTTCCACAAAGCCGCGTGGGCCAACCTCCGCCACGGCACCGCCACCATGGACACGCTGATCTCCATGGGCACACTCAGTGCATTCCTGTGGTCGCTGTATGCGCTGTTCTTCGGAACCGCGGGAACCCCGGGCATGAAGCACCCGTTCGAGCTGACCCTGCAGCCCTCCGACGGAGCCGCCAACATCTACCTCGAAGTCGCGGCCGGCGTCACGATGTTCATCCTGGCCGGACGCTATTTCGAAAAGCGGTCCAAGCGCCAGGCCGGCGCGGCCCTGCGGGCCCTGTTGGAGCTCGGCGCCAAAGAAGTATCGGTGCTGCGCAACGGCATTGAGACGAAGATCCCGGTCGGCGAGCTGGTGGTCGGCGACGAGTTCGTCGTGCGGCCGGGCGAGAAGATCGCCACCGACGGCGTCGTGGTGTCGGGCAGCTCGGCCGTGGATGCCTCGATGCTGACCGGTGAATCGGTACCGGTCGAGGTCGGCGAGGGTGACGCCGTCACCGGCGCAACCGTCAACGCCGGCGGGCGACTGGTCGTCCGAACCACCCGCGTCGGCTCCGACACACAACTGGCGCAAATGGCCAAGCTGGTCGAGGACGCCCAAACCGGCAAGGCCGAGGTGCAACGCCTGGCCGACCGGGTCTCAGGGGTGTTCGTGCCCATCGTCATCGCCATCGCGGTCATCGCCCTGGGTGCGTGGCTGGGAGCCGGGTTCCCGGCCGCGGCCGCGTTCACCGCAGCAGTCGCGGTGCTGGTGATCGCGTGCCCCTGCGCCCTGGGGCTGGCGACACCGACGGCGTTGTTGGTGGGTACCGGCCGCGGCGCCCAGCTGGGCATCCTGATCAAAGGCCCCGAAGTGCTGGAGTCCACCCGCACGGTCGACACCGTCGTGCTGGACAAGACCGGAACAGTGACGACCGGCAAGATGACGCTGGTCGATGTGCTGACCGAGCCCGGCGTTGACCGCGCCCAGTTGCTGCGCCTGGCCGGCGCTTTGGAGAACGCTTCCGAGCACCCCATCGCTGCGGCCATCGCCAAGGCAGCTGCCGAGGAGACCGGAACCCTGCCCACCGCGGAAGGTTTCGCCAACATCGAGGGCAGAGGTGTCCAGGGCATCATCGACGGCCGCGCTGTCGTCATCGGACGCGAGGCGCTGCTGGCCGATTGGTCGCAGCACCTGAGTTCTGAGGTGGCACAAGCCAAGTCCCGTGCCGAGGGCCAGGGCAAGACCGTCGTTGCCGTCGGGTGGGACGGCGCCGCGCGGGGTGCTCTGGTGATCGCCGACACCGTCAAACCGACCAGCGCCGAGGCGGTTTCGCGATTGCGTGAGCTCGGGTTGACGCCGGTGCTGCTGACCGGTGACAACGAGGCCGTGGCCCGCCAGATCGCGTCCGAGGTCGGTATCGACGAGGTGATCGCCGAAGTACTGCCAGAAGACAAGGTCGACGTGGTGGCCCGGCTGCAAGCCCGGGGCAAGATCGTCGCGATGGTCGGCGACGGCGTCAACGACGCGCCCGCGCTCGCGCAGGCTGACCTGGGACTGGCGATGGGCACCGGGACTGACGTCGCGATCGAGGCGTCCGACATCACCCTGGTGCGCGGTGATCTGCTCAGCGCCGTGGATGCAATCAGGTTGTCCCGCAAGACATTGTCGACCATCAAGATCAACCTGTTCTGGGCGTTCGCCTACAACGTGGCAGCGATCCCGGTAGCGGCGCTCGGCATGCTCAACCCCATGCTCGCCGGCGCCGCCATGGCGTTCTCCAGCGTGTTCGTCGTCGGCAACAGCCTGAGACTGCGCGGCTTCACGAGCATCTCGACAGGCACCGGCCGCTAA
- a CDS encoding YoaK family protein codes for MAATATVPVSSASRLAYCAVLAGIAGFINSVALLVWAFPVGNLTALTTQAGMHSTYPLMYQGRMIAAIVFGFFLGATAAGQVLAAGSAVVGPRHAVILMAEAGLLVAAAGVEHPIARAALAAAACGLQNAMTSNFPGMPVRTTHFTGTITDLGLLVGRSSRHGLDRWKAAVLTATGVLFVGGAAVGVLVGNRIGDHALIPPALACLTIAAALVLQDRRRSTRAAAVAAEAKPTDPAFPSPPSPTGSRGIARVG; via the coding sequence ATGGCCGCAACGGCAACCGTTCCAGTCTCGTCGGCGTCACGGCTCGCGTATTGTGCCGTGCTCGCCGGCATTGCCGGATTTATCAATTCGGTGGCATTGTTGGTGTGGGCGTTTCCGGTCGGCAACCTCACCGCATTGACCACGCAAGCGGGCATGCACAGCACGTATCCGCTGATGTACCAGGGCCGCATGATTGCCGCGATCGTGTTCGGATTTTTCCTGGGCGCGACGGCAGCGGGTCAGGTGCTCGCTGCCGGGAGCGCAGTTGTAGGCCCACGTCACGCCGTGATCTTGATGGCCGAGGCTGGTTTGCTTGTCGCCGCCGCGGGCGTGGAGCACCCGATCGCCAGGGCCGCACTCGCCGCGGCCGCGTGCGGACTACAAAACGCGATGACGTCCAATTTTCCTGGGATGCCGGTGCGCACCACGCACTTTACTGGAACGATCACCGACCTCGGGCTACTGGTGGGTCGCAGCTCCCGTCATGGACTGGACAGGTGGAAAGCCGCTGTGCTGACCGCCACGGGGGTACTGTTCGTCGGCGGTGCGGCAGTGGGCGTGCTGGTCGGAAACCGGATCGGTGACCACGCGCTGATTCCTCCCGCCCTGGCGTGTCTGACTATTGCCGCGGCCCTGGTGCTGCAGGACCGTCGACGTAGCACCCGAGCGGCTGCGGTGGCCGCCGAGGCCAAGCCCACCGACCCAGCCTTCCCTTCGCCGCCATCGCCCACAGGTTCACGCGGGATCGCCCGCGTGGGGTAA